From Stenotrophomonas sp. SAU14A_NAIMI4_8:
TGGCGGGTATCGCCATCGGCGGCCTCTTCGGCCATCGCGTCGATGGGCAGCACGGCCAGGCCGCCGATCAGCACCGCATGCACGGCGCGGGACAAAAGCTTCGCATGGGGAGCCGCAACGGCGGCTTCCCGGATCTGGTGACGCATCGGATGATTTCCCGGTTCCCTGTGGTGTCTTACGCCGCGCCTGCCCCTTTATCCGTGGGTGCAGGCCCCTGCGCCGCGTTGCCGACGTTCGGCGGGCACCGAGCCTAGGGGGGAAATGTTAAGCCTGTGTTGCGCTGCGCGACGGACGGCGCCCGAACCACCAGCCCAGCAGCAGTTGCACCGGCAGTGACAGCAGCAGGGAAACCGCGAACCAGCGTGGGAAATCGCCGCCCATCAGCCACAGACCGTAACCGGCACCGAGCACCAGCAGCAGCCACACCGACGTGCCGTGCGCGCGCGGCCAGCACGGCGCGTAGTAGGTGGCGAAGGCAATGGCGGCGATGCCGCCCAGCACGCTGAAGGCCAGGTCCCAGCCCAGCTGCGCTTCGCTGCCCGGGTGCAGGCCGAACAACGACGGCAGCCAGCCACCGGCGCTGCTGACCAGGGCCAGGGCAAGCAGCGCACCGATCAGGGCGACGAAGGACAGGAAGATGGTTTTGAGCAGGGCAGGCATGCACGCATTGTACGGCGCGGCGGGTCATGCCTTGCCGGCGGCCTGCAAGGCGGCGAACTCTTCCTCGCTGAACAAGCGCGAGCGCACCAGGAAGCGCACGCCCTCGCCGTTTTCCAGCGAAAACATGCCGCCCCGCCCGGGCACCACGTCGATGATCAGCTGTGTGTGCTTCCAGTATTCGAACTGCGAAGGGCTGATGTGAAACGGCGCGCCGCCGATCTCACCCAGGCAGACGTCACGGTCGCCCACGATGAAATCGCCCTGCGCAAAGCACATCGGCGAAGAGCCATCGCAGCAGCCACCGGATTGATGGAACAGCAGCGGGCCGTGGCGCGCGTGCAGCCGCTCGATCAGCTGCAGTGCGGCCAGGGTGGCGGTGACCTGTGGCGGAAGGTCGTTCATGGGAGTCTCGTTGCGGGTCAGAGCCCTCTGCCAGTGGCAGAGGGATCCGACCCCTTTGCACGCCTGCCGCGCCCGTGGGAGAGGGGGACGGGCGCGGCAGCCGTGCGCGGGAGGGTCAGGCGGCGAAGTCCAGCACCACGCGGCCTTCAATGGTGCCCGCGTGCATGCGCGCGAACACGTCGTTGACGTTCTCCAGGCGGTCGGTGCTGACCGTCGCCGCCACCTTGCCCTCGGCAGCGAACAGCAGCGATTCCTGCAGGTCCAGGCGGGTGCCGACGATGGAACCGCGCACGGTCACCCCGTTGAGCACCATGCCGAAGATATCCAGCGGGAAGTTGCCCGGCGGCAGCCCGTTCAACGACACCGTGCCGCCGCGGCGAACCATGCCCAGCGCCTGCTCGAACGCCTTGGGCGACACTGCGGTGACCAGTGCACCGTGCGCGCCGCCGATTTCCTTCTTCAGGAACGCGGCCGGATCGGTGGTGCGCGCATTCACCGTCACCTGCGCGCCAAGGCGCTCGGCAAGCTTCAGCTTGGCATCGTCCACGTCCACGGCCGCCACGTTCAGGCCCATGGCGCGGGCGTACTGCACGGCCATGTGGCCCAGGCCGCCGACGCCGGAAATCACCACCCAGTCGCCGGGCTTGGTGTCGGTCACTTTCAGGCCCTTGTAGACGGTCACCCCGGCGCACAGCACCGGTGCGATCTCCACGAAGCCCACTCCCTTGGGAAGCAGGCCGACATAGTTGGCATCGGCCAGTGCGTACTCGGCGAAACCGCCGTTGACCGAATAGCCGGTGTTGCGCTGTGTTTCGCACAGCGTTTCCCAGCCGCCCAGGCAGTGTTCGCAATGGCCACACGCCGAGTACAACCAGGGGATGCCGACCCGGTCACCTTCCTTGATGTGGCCGACCCCGCCGCCCACGGCCACGACGTGCCCCACGCCCTCGTGGCCGGGGATGAACGGCGGGTTCGGTTTCACCGGCCAGTCGCCCTCGGCGGCGTGCAGGTCGGTATGGCAGACGCCACAGGCCTCGATCTTGACCAGTACCTCGCCCGCCCCCGGGCGCGGTACCACCACTTCTTCGATGACCAGCGGCTTGCCGAACTCACGGACAACGGCGGCCTTCATGGTTCTGTTCATGCATGGATCTCCGTAGTGCGCTTGCGGACAGAATGGCGCCGGCGGCGAACCGGCGCCTTGATCACGATCAAACTTCAGAAGAAACCCAGCTTCTTCGGCGCGTAGCTCACCAGCAGGTTCTTGGTCTGCTGGTAGTGGTCGAGCATCATCTTGTGGTTTTCGCGGCCGATGCCCGACTGCTTGTAGCCGCCGAAGGCCGCGTGCGCGGGATAGGCGTGGTAGCAGTTGGTCCACACCCGCCCGGCCTGGATCGCGCGCCCGACCCGGTACAGGCGCGCCGCATCGCGGCTCCACACGCCCGCACCCAGGCCGTACAGCGTGTCGTTGGCGATCTGCAGGGCCTCTTCTTCGGTCTTGAAGGTGGTCACCGCCACCACCGGCCCGAAGATTTCTTCCTGGAAGATGCGCATGCGATTGTGGCCCTTGAACACGGTGGGCTTCACGTAGAAGCCGCCGGCCAGGTCACCCTGCAGCGTGTTGCGCTCGCCGCCGATCAGCACTTCGGCGCCCTCCTGGCGGCCGATATCGATGTAGGACAGGATCTTTTCCAGCTGCTCGCTCGATGCCTGCGCGCCGATCATCGTGTTCGGGTCCAGCGGGTCACCCTGGACGATCGCCGCCACGCGCGCCAGCACGCGTTCGATGAACGTCTCGTAGATCGATTCCTGCACCAGTGCGCGCGAGGGGCAGGTGCAGACCTCACCCTGGTTCAGCGCGAACATCACGAAGCCTTCCACCGCCTTGTCGAGGAAATCATCGTCTTCGGCCATCACATCGGCGAAGAAAATGTTGGGCGACTTGCCGCCCAGCTCCAGGGTGACGGGAATCAGGTTCTGGCTGGCGTACTGCATGATCAGGCGGCCGGTGGTGGTTTCACCGGTGAAGGCGATCTTGGCGATGCGCGGGTTGCTGGCCAGCGGCTTGCCCGCTTCCAGGCCGAAGCCGTTGACCACGTTCAGCACGCCCGGCGGCAACAGATCGCCGATCACTTCCATCAGCACCAGGATCGAGGCCGGGGTCTGCTCGGCGGGCTTGAGCACCACGCAGTTGCCGGCGGCCAGCGCCGGCGCCAGCTTCCACGCCGCCATCAGCAGCGGGAAGTTCCACGGAATGATCTGCCCGACCACACCGAGCGGTTCGTGGAAGTGGTAGGCCACGGTGTCCGCATCGATCTCGGACAGGCTGCCTTCCTGCGCGCGCAGGGCACCGGCGAAGTAGCGGAAGTGATCGACCATGAGCGGCAGGTCGGCGTTGAGCGTTTCGCGGATCGGCTTGCCGTTGTCCCAGGTTTCGGCGTGCGCCAGCAGTTCCAGGTTCTGCTCGATGCGGTCGGCAATGCGGTTCAGCACCAGCGCGCGCTGGGCCACCGGGGTGCGGCCCCAGCCCTCCCGGGCGGCGTGGGCCGCGTCCAGCGCCGCCTCGACATCCTCGGCCTTGGAGCGGGCCACTTCGGTGAACACCTGGCCGTTCACCGGCGAGGTGTTGTCGAAGTACTGGCCGCTGCGCGGCGCGACCCAGTCGCCGCCGATGTAGTTGCCGTAGCGCGGCTTGAAGATCGAACGCGGGTCGGTGGCATGCGGACGGGTGGACGGTACGGCGTTCATGCGGGGCTCCCAACGGGTTGGCGTAGTGCCCGTGCTGGCGCAAGGACGGTGCCAACTGTGGCGTGCTGCGGCGCGTCACGAGGTCCTGCGCTGCCCCGCCTGCGCGTGAGGCGCGCGGCTGCGGCGCTGCAGCAGCGGCCTTCCTTGCGGGCTGGCGCGCGATGTGCTGTTAATCGGAACAGGTCCTGAAACAACTGTCGCAGAATGCGACACAGGAGGCTGTCGGTGTCCCCGCTTGCTCCCGACCCGCGCCTGGGCAGTGCCCGGCGCAGTTTCTTCGAACGCGGTGCGGCGCCGGTGGGCGCGGTGCCCGATGCCATCCTGCACTCGTGGCAGCGCTGCCAGCGCCATGGCCTGCTGGTGGACGCGCAACCCAATGCCGAACCGCTGACCGATGGCCGCCTGCGCGAGCTGCGGCAGCGCCGCGAACGGTTGTGGCGGCAGGCCCGGCCCGAACTGGAAGGCTTGGCGGCGGAGATGACCCACAGCGGCAGCATCGTGCTGCTGACCGACGAGGATGGCTGGATCCTGGATGCCGAAGGCAGCACCGGCTTCCTGGACAAGGCCGGCCGTGTGGCGCTGATGCCGGGCGTGCGCTGGGACGAAACCAGCGTGGGCACCAACGCGATCGGCACCGCGCTGGTGGAAGGCCGTGCGCTGCAGGTACGGGGTGGCGAACACTACTTCGCCCCGCACGGCATCCTCACCTGCTCGGCGGTACCGATCATGGACCCGCACGGGCAATGCCTGGGGGTGCTGGACGTATCCGGCGACGCGCGCCTGCCCCATCTGCACGCACTGGCCCTGGTGCGGCAGGCGGTGGCCCAGATCGAGCACCGTGGTTTTGCCGATGGGCTGCCCGACTGCGAGCTGTTGCGCCTGCACCACCAACCGGTGCTGCTGGGCAGCGCGCGGGAGGGCGTGCTGGGCTTCCGCGGCGGGCGCCTGGTCGCGGCCAACCGTGCCGGCCTGGCCCTGTTCGGGCTGGAGCGCCATGACATCGGAAGAACGCCGTACGAAGCCTTGTTCGAGCAACCGCTGTCACGGCTGGCCGACGATGGCGTGCTGCTGGATCGCCAGGGCCGTCGCCTCTACGGGCTGCGCCAGCCGCGCGGTACGCGGCGCGCGCAGGGCGCCCCCGCGCAGCGCCTGCCGCAGGCGACGCCGTTGGTCGCAGCGGTTCCGCGCGGGCCGTTGTTCGATGCCGCCCAGCAGGCGCAGCTCGACGCGGCCGGGCGGGTCCTGCAGGCCGGCCTGCCGGTACTGCTGCAGGGTGAGACTGGAACCGGCAAGGAGGTATTCGCACGTGAACTGCATGCGCGCAGCGCACGCGCGGGGCGGCCGTTCGTTGCGGTGAACTGCGCCGCATTGCCCGAGGGCCTGATCGAATCGGAGCTGTTCGGTTACGAAGAAGGCGCGTTCACCGGCGCACGCCGCCACGGCAGCACCGGGCTGCTGCGCCAGGCCGAAGGCGGTGTGCTGTTCCTCGATGAGATTGGTGACATGCCGCTGGCGCTGCAACCCCGGTTGCTGCGCGTGCTGCAGGAACGCGAGCTGTCGCCGCTGGGCGGTGGCAAGCCGGTGAAGCTGGATTTCGCCCTGGTCTGCGCCAGCCACTGCGACCTGCCGCAGGCGGTGGCCGCCGGGCGCTTCCGCGCGGATCTGTACTACCGCATCGCCGACCACGTGGTGACCCTGGCACCGCTGCGCCAGCATCCCGATCGTGGCGCGGTGGTCGATGCGCTGTGGCAGCAGCTGGGCCACGACCAGGCGTTGCCCGCTGCCACCCGTGCCGCGCTGGTGGCCTGTGCCTGGCCGGGCAACCTGCGCCAGCTCAGTGCCTGCCTGCGCACCCTGGTGGCGTTGGCCGGGCCCGGCCAGCCGGTGGGCCCGGAACTACTGCCTGATGTCGTGCGCAACGGTGCGGCGGACACGCTGCCGCCCGTGGCGGCGCCCACTGCAGCGCTGGGGGAGATGGCCGAAGCGGCGATGCGCCAGGCGCTGGCCGCGTGCGAGGGCAATGTAAGCGCAGCGGCGAAGCGGCTGGGAATCAGCCGCAGCACGCTGTACCGGCGGCTGGGCGCACCGCGCGGCGGTTGAACGCGGGGCAATGCCGGGCTTGCTCGACCCACCCGGCCCGTAGAGTCGAGCCTGCTCGACTGCTCTACGCGAAATGCCGGGAAAGGCCAGTCGAGCAAGCTCGACTCTACCAACGGCGGTGGCCGTCAGCTGGCCAGTACCGAGGCCTGGCGGGCCAGGTCTTCGATGCCCTGCCAGTCGCGCGCCTGCACCAGTGCGGCGGTGGTCAGCCACGAACCGCCCACGCACAGCACGTTGGGCAGGTGCAGGAACTGCGGTGCGGTCTGCACGCTGATGCCGCCGGTCGGGCAGAAGCGCACATCGGCGAACGGGCCGTGCCAGGCCGACAACAACGCGGCGCCACCGGCCTGCACCGCCGGGAAGAACTTGAAGGTGTCCAGCCCGTGCTCAAGACCCACGATCAGCTCCGAGCCGGTGGCCACGCCCGGCAGGTACGGCAGGTCGGCATCGCGGGCAGCGGCATACAGGGTGGGCGTTGCGCCAGGCGACACCGCGAAGCGCGCACCGGCCGCCTTCGCGGCCTGCATCTGCGCCGGCGTCATCACCGTGCCAGCGCCGACCACGGCATCGGGCACGGCCTCGACCATCGCCTTGATCGCCTCCAGCGCGCGCGGCGTGCGCAGGGTCACCTCGATCACCGGCAGGCCGCCGCGGAACAGGGCCTGTGCCACCTGCACCGCATCGTCCACGTCATCGGGGGTGAACACCGGGATCACCGGGGCCAGTTTCAGTACCGCACGTACGCGCGGATCAGCGCCGGACATCGAATCGCTCCTCGCCCACCAGGGCCAGCACGTCAGCTTCGCTGACAGGGTTGAAATCGCCGGGGATCGAATGCTTCAGTCCACCGGCCGCCAGGCCGAAGCGCACGGTGGCCTCGGCATCCAGACCGGACAGGATGCCATGCAGGATGCCGGCGGCGAAGGCGTCGCCACCGCCGATGCGGTCGACGATGCCCTGCAGCTGGCGCACCGGCGCCTGGGCGCGGGTGCCATCGCGGCCCAGCAGCAGCGCGCCCAGTGCGTGGTGGTCCACGCTGATCGCCTGGCGCTGGGTGCAGGCCATCCACTGCAGGTGCGGGAAGGCGGCAAAGGCGGCCGCCGCTGCGGCTTCCACCTTGGCCACCACATCGGCCTGCTCGAACCGCTGGCCGAGGATCACCTCGATGTCGCGGTAGTCGGCGAACACGATGTCGGCCTGCGCGAACAGCTGGTGCAGGATCGCCTGCGCATCGCCGCCCCAGCGCTGCCACAGCTTGGGCCGGAAGTTGCCGTCGAAGGACACGCGCACGCCCAGGGCGCGCGCTGCACGCGCTGCTTCCAGCGTGGCCTGCGCCACGTCAGGGCCCAGCGCCGGGCTGACCCCGGACAGGTGCAGCCACTGTGCGTCCTGCAGCAGTGCCGGCCAGTCATAGTCGGCGGCGCTGCTGCGGGCGAAGGCCGAATCGGCGCGGTCGTAGACCACTTCGCTGGCCCGCTGCACCGCACCGGTGGTCAGGAAGTACAGGCCCATGCGCCCATCCGGGTCCTGGCGTACGCCGCGCGTGTCCACGCCATGGCGGCGCAGTTCGCCCAGCACGTGCGCGCCCAGCGCATTGCCGGCCACGGTGCTGACCATGGCCACCTCATGTCCGAAGCAGGACAACGAGACACCCACGTTCGCTTCCGCACCGCCCACATGCACCTGCAACTGCGGCGACTGCAGCAGCAGCTCGCGACCTGGTGCTCCCATCCGCAGCAGCAGTTCCCCGAAACACACGACACGACCCATTTCCGCTCCCTTACGCTGGCCGCCAGCACGTACGGCTGCACGGCGTGGAATCGCACCACGCACCCGCGTGGCGGTTGGCTATCGGTGTCATTTTAGATCCGACCCGCCGTCCGCACAGCCTAGCAAACTGTCGGAAGCATTGTCCCGCAAGCGTCTTGGAGACATTGCAGATCTGTTGCGGTGCAAGATGCCGGAACCCGGAGGTGCTGTTACCGTCCGCCTTGACCAGCGGTGTCATTCCGCTGAAACACTCGCGAGACCAGACCTTTGGGAGAGGGGAAAGGCATGCATTCTCGGAACCACGCAAAAAAGACACCGGTTACCTTGCTGGCCATGGCCGTCGGCCTGGCACTGTCGGCAGGCGCCGCGGCACAGCAGCAGGGTGAAGCGCCCACCGCCACCAACCTGGACACGGTGAACGTCACCGGCTACCGCGCCAGCGTGGAAAAGGCGCTGGACATCAAGCGCAGCGAATCCGGCGTGGTCGACGCCATCGTGGCCGAGGATGTGGGCAAGTTCCCCGACCTGAACCTGGCCGAATCGCTGCAGCGCATTCCCGGCGTGGTCATCACCCGCGAAGCCGGCGAAGGCCGCAACATCTCGGTGCGCGGCCTGGGCCCGGATTTCACCCGCGTGCGCTTGAACGGCATGGAAGCGCTGACCACGGTGGGCGCCGGCGACCAGAGCGGTGGCACCAACCGCGGCCGTGGCTTCGACTTCAACGTGTTCGCCTCGGATCTGTTCTCGCAGATGATCGTGCGCAAGACCGCCTCGGCCGATGTCGAGGAAGGCTCGCTGGGCGCCACGGTGGACCTGCGCACCGCGCGCCCGTTCGACTACGACGGCTTCACCTTCGCCGCCAGCGGCCAGGCCGGCTTCAACGCCATGGCTGAAAAGGCCGACCCGCGCATGGCCGCGCTGATCGCCAACACCTTCGCCGACGGCACCTTCGGCGCGCTGCTGTCGGTGGCCTATTCCGAACGCCAGGCGCTGGAAGAAGGCTCCAACACCGGGCGCTGGGCCAACGGCACCAGCAACGGCGGGTTCGCCGCCAGCCCGCTGTTCCCGGCCGCACGCAGTGCCGATGTGTACCATCCGCGCTTCCCGCGCTACGTGCAGATGGAACACGAACAGAAGCGCCTGGGCGTGACCGGTTCGCTGCAGTGGAAGCCGACCGATCGCACCGAAATCTCGCTGGATACGCTGTATTCGAAGATCGACGCCACGCGCGACGAACACTACATCGAAGCGATCTCGTTCAGCCGCAACCGCGATGCCGCCACCGGTGCCAACCGCCGCCCCGACCGCGACGGCAAGCCGGTGATGGTGGTGCGCAACGGCGAGATCCGCAACAACGCCCTGGTCTACGGCGAATTCGACAACGTCGACATCCGCAGCGAGAACCGCCACGACGAATGGAGCACCGAGTTCAAGCAGGCCAGCCTGAACTTCGATCATCGCTTCAACGATGCGTTCTCGTTGAACGGCAAGCTGGGCGTATCGCGTTCCAAGCACGAGAACCCGGTGCAGACCACCATCATCATGGACAAGTACGATGTGGATGGTTACAGCTACGACTACCGTGGCAACAGCCGTGCGCCAGTACTGAACTACGGCATCGACCCGACCAACCCCAATGGCTGGGAGCTGGCCGAGATCCGCCTGCGCCCGCAGTACGTGGACAACGACTTCGACACCGCCGAAGTCAACTTCAACTGGAACATCAGCCCCGGCTTCCGCCTGAAGGGCGGCGTGCTGGCCAAGAACTACACCTTCGACACGCTGGAGCTGCGCCGCAACAGCGAAGGCGCGGTACCGACCTTCGCCAACGGTTCGCGCATCGTGCCGGTGGACCTGACCAGCCAGGCCGGCCTGAAGGGCATCTCCGGTTCGCCGTCGAGCTGGGTGGTGCCGAACCTGGATGCCGTGGCCGACGCGCTGGACATCTACAGCAACACCGGCACGTTCGCGCTGGCACCGCGTGCCAACAACAGCCGCAGCGTGGAAGAGAAGGACCGTGGCGTCTGGCTGATGGGTGAGTTCTCCACCGATCTGGGCAGCATTCCGCTGTCGGGCAACTTCGGCGTGCGCTACGTGCAGACCGAACAGACCTCCAGTGGCGCGGCCACCGTGGGCGGCGTGCTGGTGCCGGCCACCACCAACCGCAAGTACAACGACACCCTGCCCTCGTTCAACCTGGTGGCCGAGATCACCCCGGACTTCCTGATCCGCCTGGGCGCGGCCAAGGTGATGAGCCGACCGGGCCTGGGCAACCTGACCCCCGGCGTGACCGTGGCCGTGGCCGGCGGCGCGCGCACCGTGGCCGGCGGCAACCCGAACCTGGATCCGTTCCGCGCCACCAACGTGGACATGAGCTTCGAGTGGTACTTCAACGAAGGCGCGATGGCCGGCATCGGCCTGTTCTACAAGGACATCGAATCGTTCGTGCAGACCACCCGCGAAGTGCGCCCGTATTCCACCAGCGGCTTGCCGGCCAGCCTGCTGGAAGGCACCGGTGCATCGGTCAACGATGACTTCACCTTCAGCATTCCGCTGAACACCCCCGGTGGCGAGCTGTACGGCGTGGAAGCCAACTACACCCAGCCCTTCACCTTCCTGCCCGGCAAGTGGTCGAACCTGGGCGTGCAGCTGAACTACACCTGGGTCGACACCAGCATCCAGTACGTGAACGGCAACGGCGTGGCGGTGATGAAGAACCAGCTGACCGGTACCTCGAAGAACGCCTGGAACGCCACGCTGTTCTACGAAGGCGAAGTCTGGTCCGGGCGCGTGTCGGCCACCAACCGCAGCGACTACCTGACCCAGGCACCGGGCCAGGAAACCGGCTTCAACCTGGATGGCTACCACGGCATGACCGGCACCACCGTGCTGGATGCTTCGATCCGCTACCGCATCAGCGACCAGCTGGAACTGAGCCTGGAAGGCATCAACCTGACCAACGAAGCATCCGACGAGTGGGTGTACTCGCCCACCACCGGTCAGCTGCCGCTGCAGTACACCGAAACCGGCCGCCAGTACCTGCTGGGCGTGCGCTACAAGTTCTGATGCAGCCGCGGCGGCGTGTGCGCACGCCGCCGCATTCCCGTGCAACGACACACCGCTGCGGCGCACTGCTGCGGCGCAAGATGCCGCGTCCCATGTGCTTTGTTACGTTCACGCATGACCCGCGGTGTCAGCACGTCGTTGCACCCGCGTCGTGCCGGAGGAGGCCGGCACGAACGCAGCAACGCACCTGCAACGCTTGAGGACACCCTGGGAGGGGATTTCAGATGGATTCGTCGCTCGCGCTTCATCGCGGCCGCGCGCCGCGCGCCGTGCTTGCCCTGTCGATCGGCCTGGTGCTGTGCCAGGCTGCCTATGCCCAGCAGACCCCGGAAGCGGCTGCGTCCGCACCCGATGCGGTCGACCTGGACAAGGTGGAAGTAAAGGCCACCTACCGCGAAAGCCTGCAGCAGTCGCTGGACGAGAAGCGCTACAGCGTCGAGCAGGTCGATGCGATCTACGCCGAGGACATCGGCAAGTTCCCCGATCTGAACCTGGCCGAATCGATGCAGCGCATTGCCGGCGTATCGATCGACCGCGAAGGCGGCGAAGGCCAGCAGATTTCCGTGCGCGGCCTGGGCTCGGACTTCACCCGCGTGCGCATCAATGGCCTGGAAGCGCTGTCCACCGCCGGCAGCGGCACCACCGGGGTGAACCGCAGCCGCGGCTTCGACTTCAATACCTTCGCCTCGGAACTGTTCAGCCGGGTCAAGGTGAACAAGACCCAGTCGGCGCAGATGGATGAAGGTTCGCTGGGTGCGACCGTCGATCTGCGCGCCTCGCGACCGTTCGACTTCGAGGGCTTCCAGGCCTCGCTCAACGGCCAGTACGGCTTCAACGAACTGTCGCGCAGCAAGGACCCGCGCGTGTCGGCGCTGCTGAGCAACACCTGGGCCGATGGCCGCTTCGGTGCGCTGATGTCGGTGGCGTGGAGCAAGCGCACCATCTTCGAGGAAGGCTACAACCCGGTTCGTTGGGAACACGGCAACTACCGCAACTCCAACCAGTCCACCGCCGCCAACAACGGCACCTACGGTTTCTGCAGCCCGGTGGGCTACGACCCGCAGACGCCGCGCAACCCGGCCAGCAATGAAACCGCGCAGGGCGTGGGCAGCGCCGCCAACCAGGCGCGCAACAACGGTTGGGGCAGCTACGGTATCGATGCCACCCACTGCGGCACCGGCATCGACCGGCCGGCGGCCACGGCAGAAAACATCGCCGCCTACGAGACCGCGACCAATGCGTGGATTCCCCGCTACCCGCGCTACGTACGCACCGAACACGAGATCGAACGGCTGGGCGTGACCGGCGCGCTGCAGTTCCGCTTCAGCCCCGACAGCCTGCTGAACCTGGACCTGATGTATTCCCGCTTGGACAAGGACCAGCGCGAGGATTCGCTGGGCGCCAACCTGCACCGCACCGCGCAGTACGGCGGCAAGACCCAGATCGCCGTGCGCGAGGCGCAGGTGGATGCGCAGAACCGCCTGGTCTACGGCGTGTTCGACAACGTGGATTTCCGCACCGAATCGACTTCGATCGAAGAGACCACCGAGTTCAAGCAGGCCAGCCTGAATTTCGAACACCGCTTCAACGATGCGGTGCGACTGGATGCGCTGGTCGGCCATTCCTCGTCCAGCTTCGAACGCCCCGTGTTCTCCATGGTCAGCTTCGACAACAGCAACCTGGATGGCTTCGTGCTGGACATGCGCAACGGCGCCAGCATGCCCTCGATGACCTTCCCGTTCGCGCTGGGCGATGCCGCATCGTGGCAGTGGCTGGGCTATGGCACTGCACCGGTGAATGCCAACGGCACCGCGCGCGGCGGCAACATCAGCGAAGTGCGGCTGAACCCGCAGTACGTCGACAACAGCTTCGACACCGCCAAGGTCGACCTGACCTTCAACCTCTCGCCCACCTTCACCCTGCGCGGCGGCCTGGCCTACAAGGACTACGGCATGAGCACGCAGGAGTACCGCAACATCAGCTACGGGCGCATGTCGCAGGCGCTGCCCAGCGGCGTGGGCGTGGGCGATCTGTCCACCACCCTGGACGGCTTCGGCAAGGGCCTGGACGGCAACACGCCGAACGGGTGGTTGATTCCCGATTTCAGCCGCATCGCCGAACTGCTGGATATCTACTGCAACTGCAACACCGGCACCCTGGGCGGCGACTACCGGCTGGCCGGCGTGGGCCACTACGGCGCCTCGAACAACAACTTCGACGTGACCGAGAAGAGCTACGCCAGCTACCTGCAGCTCGATTTCAACACCGAACTCTGGGACCGGCCGTTCCGCGGCAACCTGGGCCTGCGCTACGTGCGCACGCAGATCGATGCCAGTGGCTATGCGCCGTGCCAGGCCGCCAACAGCAACGACCTGTCGTCGCAATGCGAGCCGTTCCTGGGCGTGGCCAGCGCCACCGCCGAT
This genomic window contains:
- the eda gene encoding bifunctional 4-hydroxy-2-oxoglutarate aldolase/2-dehydro-3-deoxy-phosphogluconate aldolase produces the protein MSGADPRVRAVLKLAPVIPVFTPDDVDDAVQVAQALFRGGLPVIEVTLRTPRALEAIKAMVEAVPDAVVGAGTVMTPAQMQAAKAAGARFAVSPGATPTLYAAARDADLPYLPGVATGSELIVGLEHGLDTFKFFPAVQAGGAALLSAWHGPFADVRFCPTGGISVQTAPQFLHLPNVLCVGGSWLTTAALVQARDWQGIEDLARQASVLAS
- the adhP gene encoding alcohol dehydrogenase AdhP, with protein sequence MNRTMKAAVVREFGKPLVIEEVVVPRPGAGEVLVKIEACGVCHTDLHAAEGDWPVKPNPPFIPGHEGVGHVVAVGGGVGHIKEGDRVGIPWLYSACGHCEHCLGGWETLCETQRNTGYSVNGGFAEYALADANYVGLLPKGVGFVEIAPVLCAGVTVYKGLKVTDTKPGDWVVISGVGGLGHMAVQYARAMGLNVAAVDVDDAKLKLAERLGAQVTVNARTTDPAAFLKKEIGGAHGALVTAVSPKAFEQALGMVRRGGTVSLNGLPPGNFPLDIFGMVLNGVTVRGSIVGTRLDLQESLLFAAEGKVAATVSTDRLENVNDVFARMHAGTIEGRVVLDFAA
- a CDS encoding DUF779 domain-containing protein; the encoded protein is MNDLPPQVTATLAALQLIERLHARHGPLLFHQSGGCCDGSSPMCFAQGDFIVGDRDVCLGEIGGAPFHISPSQFEYWKHTQLIIDVVPGRGGMFSLENGEGVRFLVRSRLFSEEEFAALQAAGKA
- a CDS encoding sugar kinase, with product MGRVVCFGELLLRMGAPGRELLLQSPQLQVHVGGAEANVGVSLSCFGHEVAMVSTVAGNALGAHVLGELRRHGVDTRGVRQDPDGRMGLYFLTTGAVQRASEVVYDRADSAFARSSAADYDWPALLQDAQWLHLSGVSPALGPDVAQATLEAARAARALGVRVSFDGNFRPKLWQRWGGDAQAILHQLFAQADIVFADYRDIEVILGQRFEQADVVAKVEAAAAAAFAAFPHLQWMACTQRQAISVDHHALGALLLGRDGTRAQAPVRQLQGIVDRIGGGDAFAAGILHGILSGLDAEATVRFGLAAGGLKHSIPGDFNPVSEADVLALVGEERFDVRR
- the adh gene encoding aldehyde dehydrogenase yields the protein MNAVPSTRPHATDPRSIFKPRYGNYIGGDWVAPRSGQYFDNTSPVNGQVFTEVARSKAEDVEAALDAAHAAREGWGRTPVAQRALVLNRIADRIEQNLELLAHAETWDNGKPIRETLNADLPLMVDHFRYFAGALRAQEGSLSEIDADTVAYHFHEPLGVVGQIIPWNFPLLMAAWKLAPALAAGNCVVLKPAEQTPASILVLMEVIGDLLPPGVLNVVNGFGLEAGKPLASNPRIAKIAFTGETTTGRLIMQYASQNLIPVTLELGGKSPNIFFADVMAEDDDFLDKAVEGFVMFALNQGEVCTCPSRALVQESIYETFIERVLARVAAIVQGDPLDPNTMIGAQASSEQLEKILSYIDIGRQEGAEVLIGGERNTLQGDLAGGFYVKPTVFKGHNRMRIFQEEIFGPVVAVTTFKTEEEALQIANDTLYGLGAGVWSRDAARLYRVGRAIQAGRVWTNCYHAYPAHAAFGGYKQSGIGRENHKMMLDHYQQTKNLLVSYAPKKLGFF
- a CDS encoding sigma-54-dependent Fis family transcriptional regulator, which translates into the protein MSPLAPDPRLGSARRSFFERGAAPVGAVPDAILHSWQRCQRHGLLVDAQPNAEPLTDGRLRELRQRRERLWRQARPELEGLAAEMTHSGSIVLLTDEDGWILDAEGSTGFLDKAGRVALMPGVRWDETSVGTNAIGTALVEGRALQVRGGEHYFAPHGILTCSAVPIMDPHGQCLGVLDVSGDARLPHLHALALVRQAVAQIEHRGFADGLPDCELLRLHHQPVLLGSAREGVLGFRGGRLVAANRAGLALFGLERHDIGRTPYEALFEQPLSRLADDGVLLDRQGRRLYGLRQPRGTRRAQGAPAQRLPQATPLVAAVPRGPLFDAAQQAQLDAAGRVLQAGLPVLLQGETGTGKEVFARELHARSARAGRPFVAVNCAALPEGLIESELFGYEEGAFTGARRHGSTGLLRQAEGGVLFLDEIGDMPLALQPRLLRVLQERELSPLGGGKPVKLDFALVCASHCDLPQAVAAGRFRADLYYRIADHVVTLAPLRQHPDRGAVVDALWQQLGHDQALPAATRAALVACAWPGNLRQLSACLRTLVALAGPGQPVGPELLPDVVRNGAADTLPPVAAPTAALGEMAEAAMRQALAACEGNVSAAAKRLGISRSTLYRRLGAPRGG